The Flavobacterium johnsoniae UW101 genomic interval GGCTTTAAAATCGATAAGGTTATCGAAATGCCGCATAAAACCTCAAATCTTAATTTCTGCTATCGAGAATGGTATTGGGAAAAATTCCCGCAGAATAAAGACATTATCATAAACTCAGAAGCAGAACATAATCTTATAAACCAATAATATGGAAGATCGTAAAGTATATTCATTAATAGGCATTGGCATTGGACCTTTTAATTTGGGCTTAGCCGCTTTATTAGAACCGGTTGATGACGTTTCATCACTTTTTTTTGACCAAAGAGAACAGTTTAACTGGCATCCGGGTCTGCTATTTGACCATGTAACACTTCAAACTCCATTTTTATGTGACTGTGTTTCTATGGCAGATCCTACAAGTAAATTCAGTTTTTTAAATTTCCTTAAAAAGACAGACCGTTTGTATAAATTTTTTATCCGTGAAAACTTTTTCGTCCTACGCAAAGAGTACAATTTATACTGCCAATGGGTAATTAAACAGTTGCAAAACTGCCGTTTTTCATCGAGCGTAAGAGAAATTTATTATAAAGACGGCCTTTATGAGCTGCATGTTTTTCATAAAGATCAGGATCAGACCAAAATATACTATACAGAAAAATTAGTATTAGGAACTGGAACTGTGCCTATACTTCCTGATTTTGTCGATTTAAATGAAATGGAAAAAGTCTGTCATACGTCAAGCTATCTTTTTAGAAAAGAAGAAATATTAGAGCAGGATACCGTTACTGTTATTGGTTCCGGACAAAGTGCTGCCGAAGTTTTCTTTGATCTGCTTCAAAACAGACCTAAAAACTTAAAACTAAATTGGTATTCCCGTCCTGATCGCTTTTTTGCTATGGAATATTCCAAGCTTATTTTAGAACATACATCGCCGGATTATATCGACTATTTTCATCAAATGTCGGCTTCAGATCGCAAAGTCATGCTGGATCGTCAGAAATCACAATTTAAAGGAGTCAACTTTGATTTGCTGAATGAGATTTATGATTATATGTATGCGCTTAGTGTAGACAACGATGATATTGGTGTAAAGATCAGACCTAATATTCAATTGGATGATATAACGGCTGGAATTCACAATAACTACGAACTGCATCTGGAACAGGTTGAACAGCACAAAAAGTTTACAGACCAAGCTGACTATGTAATTTTAGGTACAGGATATCATTATCAGGAACCTCAATTTCTTAAAGATATTCAGCATAGAATCAGCAGAACTTCTACAGGCAGTTACGATGTAAAAAGAAACTACTCCATAGATACTAACGGCAGTGAAATTTTTGTACAAAACGCAGAAATCCATACGCACAGCTACATTTCATCAGATTTAGGAATGGGCGCTTACCGCAATTCCTATATCATTAATGAAGTGGCAAAACGTGAAGTATATAAATTAGAAAAGAGAATTGCTTTTCAGGATTTTGATCTTTCGGGCATTGCTGCAGAAAAGACAGTTGAAATTAGTATTTAATAATCATTTAAAATGAATATAGAAACAATACCACACTTAGAAGTTTTTACCGCTCAGGTTTGGGAAAAGGTAAATCTTAATCTGCTGGCTAAGAGTTTAGCCGAATTAATGCACGAAGATGTTGCCAAACCTGAAATTACGGGCAGTAAAGATGATCTTACACATTTTAAATTGACAACCGATCTTGCAGATGTTTATTATACTTTTTCTGCTTATCCAAGACTTTTAGAATATTGGCATATTGAAAAAGAAAGTATCCAAAGATGGGAAAACGGAACAGCCTCGCCTGCCAAAGATGTACTTTGTTTTTTTATGGAATTGCAAAAAACCTTTGGCATTGATTCCTTTACATTGGCAAAATATACAGAAGAACTTCTCAATACATTATATGCTGATGCACATTTGTACACCAGAGAAAAATTGAGTTCTACTGAACTTACACAAGCCGATTATCAGACAATTGAACATCAAATGGAAGGCCATCCGTGGGTAATTGCCAATAAAGGGCGTGTTGGTTTTAACAACAGCGAATATCACAGTTATGCACCCGAAGCCAATAAAAATACGGATTTGTACTGGCTTGCTGCTCATAAAAAAAGAGCTTCATTTAATGCTTTGGAAACTATCAATTTTAATGATTTTTATTCCGATGAATTAGGCGTTGAAGTTTATAACAAATTTCAGGAAAAGCTCCGCAATATGGGAATTGTGGTTGAAGATTACGTTTTTATTCCCGTGCATCCCTGGCAGTTAAACAATAAAATTTTACTGCAGTTTCATCAGGATTTCGCGAACCAATATTTAGTGATTTTGGGTAAAAACGACGATGTATATTCACCTCAGCAAAGTATTCGAACCTTCTTTAATTTAAGTCATCCTTCTAAACATTATGTAAAAACGGCAATCTCTATTTTGAGTACAGGAAACATCCGCGGACTCTCTCCAAAACAAATGGATATTGCGCCAAGAGTTACAAAATGGGTTAAAGAAATGCTCGATAAAGATCCTTATTTTGAGGAAAAAGAAGTGGTGCTTTTAGGCGAAGTTGCTACGGTTTCGTATCGTCATCCGCAGTATAATTCCATAACCGACAGTCCGTATCATTATCGCGAAATGCTGGGCGCATTATGGAGAGAAAGTGCCGAGAAATATCGCAAACCTGAAGAAAACCTAATGACAATGGCATCTTTATTATATATCGATGACAATGACGTGCCTTTTCTGCAGGAACTTATAAACGTTTCGGGATTTAGCACGCAAAGCTGGCTGGAACAATATCTGGAAGCCTACTTAAAACCTTTGCTTCATATTTATTATCAGCATTCTTTATGTGTAACGCCGCATGGCGAGAATATTATTCTGGTCATGAAAAATGGAATTCCGCAGCGTATTATTATAAAAGATTTTGTTGATGATATTGTTTTGACAGAAGAAGCCAAAGCAAAATTACCAGATGAACTTAAGGATGGTCTTATTCAATCTTCTAATAAAGAGAATACACCTTTGTTTATTTTGATAGGTGTTTTTGATGCCTTTTTTAGATACCTGTCTGATATTCTGCATACGCACATGGATTATGATGAACATCTTTTTTGGAAAACCGTTATAGGTTCAATTGAAGAATACAAACAGGATAATCCGCATTTGACAGACCGCTTTGAAAAGTACAATCTTTTTGAGCCTGAATTTAAGCGATTTTACATTAACAGCTTGAAACTTCTTAATAACGGATATGCTGAACAAACTGGTTTTGCAGTGCCAAAAAAAGGAAGCAAACTGCCTAATCCGCTTTATGTAATCAGGCAGTATGAAATGAACGAGTTTACAGAGATTGGCGAAACAATACAGCACCAATCATGAAAGTAGTGGTTTTAAGGCTTCAATCTTATACTGATTTATTTTTTACTGCGGTATTAGGCCGAGAGAAAAAATTCACTTCAGGCAGTATTAATCGGGCAATTGTATTGCTTGCCGTTCCTATGGTTTTAGAACTGGTGATGGAATCTGTTTTTGTTTGTGCCAGTTT includes:
- a CDS encoding lysine N(6)-hydroxylase/L-ornithine N(5)-oxygenase family protein; translated protein: MEDRKVYSLIGIGIGPFNLGLAALLEPVDDVSSLFFDQREQFNWHPGLLFDHVTLQTPFLCDCVSMADPTSKFSFLNFLKKTDRLYKFFIRENFFVLRKEYNLYCQWVIKQLQNCRFSSSVREIYYKDGLYELHVFHKDQDQTKIYYTEKLVLGTGTVPILPDFVDLNEMEKVCHTSSYLFRKEEILEQDTVTVIGSGQSAAEVFFDLLQNRPKNLKLNWYSRPDRFFAMEYSKLILEHTSPDYIDYFHQMSASDRKVMLDRQKSQFKGVNFDLLNEIYDYMYALSVDNDDIGVKIRPNIQLDDITAGIHNNYELHLEQVEQHKKFTDQADYVILGTGYHYQEPQFLKDIQHRISRTSTGSYDVKRNYSIDTNGSEIFVQNAEIHTHSYISSDLGMGAYRNSYIINEVAKREVYKLEKRIAFQDFDLSGIAAEKTVEISI
- a CDS encoding IucA/IucC family protein, translated to MNIETIPHLEVFTAQVWEKVNLNLLAKSLAELMHEDVAKPEITGSKDDLTHFKLTTDLADVYYTFSAYPRLLEYWHIEKESIQRWENGTASPAKDVLCFFMELQKTFGIDSFTLAKYTEELLNTLYADAHLYTREKLSSTELTQADYQTIEHQMEGHPWVIANKGRVGFNNSEYHSYAPEANKNTDLYWLAAHKKRASFNALETINFNDFYSDELGVEVYNKFQEKLRNMGIVVEDYVFIPVHPWQLNNKILLQFHQDFANQYLVILGKNDDVYSPQQSIRTFFNLSHPSKHYVKTAISILSTGNIRGLSPKQMDIAPRVTKWVKEMLDKDPYFEEKEVVLLGEVATVSYRHPQYNSITDSPYHYREMLGALWRESAEKYRKPEENLMTMASLLYIDDNDVPFLQELINVSGFSTQSWLEQYLEAYLKPLLHIYYQHSLCVTPHGENIILVMKNGIPQRIIIKDFVDDIVLTEEAKAKLPDELKDGLIQSSNKENTPLFILIGVFDAFFRYLSDILHTHMDYDEHLFWKTVIGSIEEYKQDNPHLTDRFEKYNLFEPEFKRFYINSLKLLNNGYAEQTGFAVPKKGSKLPNPLYVIRQYEMNEFTEIGETIQHQS